In the Malus domestica chromosome 16, GDT2T_hap1 genome, one interval contains:
- the LOC103403461 gene encoding uncharacterized protein At4g15970, producing MRPHRRRLPAMTRRTSTINSSASDMPESVVLIRRFLLFVAVCLSCLLLYNDSNALRFLHRFSSSPSASFSSYLSPLVSEEHRLEKVLKNATMEDGTVILTTLNEAWAAPGSILDLFLESFRIGVGTHRLLNHLVIIALDQRAFERCLEVHNHCFALVIQDFDFRQEAYFMTPHYLKMMWARIDFLRSVLEMGYNFVFTDADIMWFRDPFPQFYEDADFQIACDNFLGNSDDLQNRPNGGFNYVKSNSRSIAFYKFWYSSRETYPGFHDQDVLNIIKFDPTTFSIGLKIKFLDTAYFGGFCEPSKDLNQVCTMHANCCYGLDSKLHDLRIMVRNWKRFVSLPPDLKRDLMLPWGVPQNCSLDSLRHSDALESDAQHGSQE from the exons ATGCGGCCGCACCGGAGGCGTCTACCGGCGATGACGCGCCGCACATCGACCATTAACTCCTCCGCCTCCGACATGCCTGAATCCGTTGTCCTCATCCGCCGGTTTCTCTTATTTGTGGCGGTCTGTCTCTCCTGCCTGCTCCTCTACAACGACTCCAATGCCCTCCGATTTCTCCACCGtttctcttcctctccctccGCCTCCTTCTCCTCCTACCTTTCCCCTCTC GTTAGCGAGGAACATAGGCTTGAAAAGGTTTTAAAGAATGCTACCATGGAAGACGGCACTGTGATTTTAACAACTTTGAATGAAGCATGGGCAGCTCCCGGCTCGATCCTCGATCTCTTTCTGGAGAGCTTTAGGATTGGAGTTGGAACTCATAGGCTATTGAACCATTTGGTGATCATTGCCTTGGATCAAAGGGCATTTGAGCGTTGTTTGGAGGTGCATAACCATTGCTTTGCTCTTGTCATTCAAGACTTTGATTTTCGTCAGGAGGCTTATTTTATGACCCCTCACTACTTGAAGATGATGTGGGCAAGGATCGATTTTCTGCGCTCTGTTCTTGAGATGGGCTACAATTTCGTTTTCACG GATGCTGATATTATGTGGTTCAGGGATCCGTTTCCACAGTTTTATGAGGATGCAGATTTTCAGATTGCATGCGATAATTTCTTAGGCAACTCGGACGATTTACAGAACAGACCGAATGGAGGGTTTAACTATGTAAAGTCCAATAGCAGGTCAATAGCGTTCTACAAATTTTGGTATTCCTCGCGGGAAACCTACCCTGGGTTCCATGATCAGGATGTCCTCAATATTATTAAGTTTGATCCAACCACCTTTAGTATCGgactgaaaataaaatttttggaTACGGCTTACTTTGGTGGATTTTGTGAACCCAGTAAAGATTTGAATCAAGTTTGTACAATGCATGCAAATTGTTGTTATGGTCTAGATAGCAAGCTTCACGACCTTAGAATCATGGTTCGGAATTGGAAGCGATTTGTGTCCTTGCCGCCAGATTTGAAGAGAGATTTGATGTTACCATGGGGCGTTCCGCAGAACTGCAG CCTCGACTCTCTCCGTCACTCTGATGCACTGGAGAGCGATGCTCAACATGGTTCACAAGAATGA
- the LOC103403460 gene encoding protein transport protein SEC24 C-like, translating to MAAPGPPRPGNRPPPPYYNPNPNRIIPPPNSDSLSDNLHNLNLNRPPSMPTSAPRPSPHSQPPPSAPPGPFSRTAQSRPLPGPPPVGPPSSFPPYVGPSMSSGPPVASPLGNRPPPPNAFPPAPPPGVFLGGPRFPPPVCGTGPSATMAAARAPPPHHQPQPPPTMHSVLGSSVGRVPPGPPVQPPQPVSQPPQTWSMHNQAPQLPPTSASVQPPRMFGMPPPLPNQSMTAISHAVGQTGAPAAGPSKIDPNQIPRPIPSSSVVVYETRQGNQTNPPPPSTSDYTVRDTGNCSPRNMRCTINQVPCTADLLATSGMQLALLLQPLALPHPSEEPIQVVDFGESGPVRCSRCKGYINPSMKFIDQGRKFICSLCGFSDETPRDYHCNLGPDGRRRDADDRPELCKGMVEFVASKEYMVRDPMLAVYFFLIDVSMIAMQTGATAAACSAISQVISDLPEGPRTMVGIATFDTTIHFYNLKRSLQQPLMLIVPDVQDVYTPLQTDVIVQISECRQHLELLLESIPSMFQDNKTADSAFGAAVKAAFLAMKRNGGKLLVFQSVLPSIGIGALSAREAEGRTNSSAGEKEVHKLLQPADKILETMAMELAEYQVCVDIFVTTQVYIDIASMSVIPRITGGQVYYYYPFSAVADSAKIYNDLRWNVTRPQGFEAVMRVRCSQGLQVQEYHGNFCKRVPTDVDLPSIDCDKTITVTIKYDDKLQDGSECVFQCALLYTTVYGQRRIRVTTLALPCTSILNNLFRTADLDTQFACILKQAAIEIPSRPLMQVRERLTDRCIGILCSYRKFCATVSSSGQLVLPETLKLLPLYILALTKSTGLRAEGKLDERSYWINYVSSVSTPLAIALVYPRMVAIHDLISKTDGSIVPPAIPLSSEHISDEGIYLLENGEDCLIYIGSSVDPDILKKLFGISSVDEIPAQFVLQQYDNPFSAKLNDMVNEIRRQRCSYLRMKLCKKGDPSGMLFFSYIVEDKNLNGLSYIEFLIHIHRQIQMKM from the exons ATGGCAGCTCCAGGGCCACCCCGACCCGGTAATCGTCCACCGCCCCCTTATTACAACCCTAACCCAAATCGTATAATTCCTCCCCCAAATTCCGATTCTTTGTCGGACAATTTGCACAATTTGAATCTCAATCGACCGCCTTCGATGCCCACCTCTGCCCCAAGACCTTCACCTCATTCCCAACCACCGCCGTCAGCACCGCCGGGCCCATTTTCTCGGACTGCGCAGTCCAGACCTTTACCGGGTCCCCCTCCAGTGGGACCCCCCTCCTCGTTTCCACCGTACGTGGGCCCGTCAATGTCTTCCGGGCCTCCTGTAGCTTCACCACTTGGCAACAGACCGCCTCCTCCCAATGCTTTCCCGCCGGCACCCCCACCAGGTGTTTTTCTCGGCGGGCCCCGTTTTCCTCCACCTGTTTGCGGGACTGGACCTTCGGCAACAATGGCTGCAGCTCGGGCACCGCCTCCTCATCATCAGCCTCAGCCTCCGCCAACCATGCATTCTGTATTGGGCAGTTCAGTGGGCAGAGTGCCTCCAGGTCCGCCCGTGCAGCCGCCGCAACCAGTTTCTCAACCTCCACAAACGTGGTCCATGCATAATCAA GCACCGCAGCTGCCGCCAACTTCAGCGTCTGTGCAACCACCAAGAATGTTTGGCATGCCACCACCGTTGCCAAACCAATCCATGACTGCCATATCACATGCTGTGGGGCAAACTGGAGCTCCGGCGGCAGGACCGTCAAAGATTGATCCGAATCAAATACCACGACCTATTCCAAGTTCCTCAGTGGTTGTGTATGAAACTCGTCAGGGCAATCAAACAAACCCTCCTCCG CCTTCTACAAGTGATTACACTGTCAGAGACACTGGGAACTGCAGTCCACGCAATATGAGGTGCACCATTAATCAG GTTCCATGCACTGCTGACCTTTTGGCGACATCGGGCATGCAGTTGGCTTTGCTGCTCCAACCTTTGGCCCTTCCTCATCCATCCGAAGAGCCTATTCAA GTTGTGGATTTTGGTGAAAGTGGTCCTGTTCGTTGTTCTCGTTGCAAAGGCTACATAAACCCTTCCATGAAGTTCATTGATCAGGGCAGGAAGTTCATCTGTAGCTTGTGTG GATTTAGTGATGAGACGCCCCGTGATTACCACTGCAATCTTGGTCCAGATGGTAGGCGTAGAGATGCTGACGATAGGCCCGAGCTTTGTAAAGGAATGGTTGAATTTGTTGCTTCAAAAGAGTACATG GTGCGTGATCCAATGCTGGCTGTGTATTTCTTCCTTATTGATGTATCTATGATTGCTATGCAAACTGGAGCAACTGCGGCGGCATGCAGTGCAATCAGTCAAGTTATTTCTGATCTTCCT GAAGGCCCTAGGACTATGGTGGGAATTGCAACATTTGACACTACAATTCATTTTTACAATTTGAAACGTTCATTACAGCAG CCACTGATGCTCATTGTTCCTGATGTACAAGATGTTTATACTCCTCTGCAGACTGATGTAATTGTACAGATTTCTGAG TGCCGTCAACATTTAGAACTACTTTTGGAAAGCATCCCATCCATGTTTCAAGATAATAAAACAGCTGACTCAGCTTTTGGTGCCGCAGTCAAG GCTGCATTCTTGGCAATGAAAAGGAATGGAGGAAAACTTTTGGTATTTCAGTCAG TCTTGCCATCAATTGGAATTGGAGCCCTTTCAGCTAGAGAGGCTGAAGGAAGAACTAATAGCTCTGCGGGGGAGAAG GAGGTACATAAATTACTTCAACCAGCTGACAAGATTTTAGAAACAATGGCTATGGAACTTGCTGAGTATCAG GTCTGCGTTGATATTTTTGTAACTACCCAGGTATACATAGACATAGCTTCTATGTCTGTCATCCCAAGAATCACTGGTGGCCAG GTCTATTATTATTACCCTTTCTCTGCGGTTGCTGACTCTGCAAAGATCTACAATGACCTTAGATGGAATGTCACACGGCCTCAAGGTTTTGAGGCAGTGATGCGTGTGAGATGCAGCCAG GGTCTCCAAGTTCAAGAGTACCATGGGAACTTCTGCAAGCGCGTTCCTACTGACGTTGACCTACCCAGT ATTGACTGTGACAAAACTATAACGGTAACCATAAAATATGATGATAAGTTGCAGGATGGCTCAGAATGTGTGTTTCAG TGTGCGCTTCTATACACCACTGTGTACGGTCAAAGAAGAATTCGAGTTACAACGTTAGCTCTGCCATGTACAAGTATACTGAATAATCTTTTCCGTACAGCTGACTTGGATACCCAGTTCGCTTGTATATTGAAACAAG CTGCAATTGAAATTCCTTCTCGCCCGCTCATGCAAGTCCGTGAAAGACTGACTGACCGTTGCATTGGTATTCTGTGTTCTTATAGGAAATTTTGTGCTACAGTTTCATCATCTGGACAACTTGTTCTTCCGGAAACACTTAAGCTCCTACCGTTATACATCCTTG caCTAACTAAAAGCACGGGATTGCGAGCTGAAGGGAAATTAGATGAACGATCCTACTGGATCAATTATGTGTCCTCTGTTTCTACTCCTTTAGCAATAGCACTTGTGTATCCTCGAATGGTGGCAATCCATGATTTAATTTCCAAG ACGGATGGATCAATTGTTCCTCCTGCAATTCCACTTTCTAGTGAGCATATCAGCGATGAGGGAATTTATCTTCTTGAGAATGGAGAGGATTGTCTAATATATATTGGCAGCTCGGTAGATCCAGATATCTTGAAGAAGTTGTTCGGTATTTCTTCAGTTGATGAAATTCCTGCTCAG TTTGTGCTGCAGCAGTACGATAATCCATTTTCAGCTAAGCTAAATGACATGGTAAATGAGATTCGACGCCAAAGATGTTCCTACCTCCG CATGAAATTATGCAAGAAAGGAGATCCATCAG GGATGCTCTTCTTCTCGTATATCGTCGAAGATAAAAATTTGAATGGCCTCTCCTATATCGAGTTTCTAATACATATCCATCGGCAGATTCAAATGAAAATGTGA
- the LOC103403458 gene encoding uncharacterized protein isoform X1, whose translation MAIPVEAAAAEVEREKEMESTRKEEMAPWEQHSTVISIPRFDYNAPSSLLQRSHSGFLITCPIKREKSATKEAISLLAKYVQCFNSCSSEDNTSSKRRKLSKEDIDSECCNGGGESKDAATANSEDARDDLQERTPRLSPAKVDAEGDASPLLSLVKLTKSGLLLFTFRRNTSPDVVDTVSKIIQAVESKSVGSPLWCNRIFPIQATCSLKEKELHEVVSRLVLQFVNDNQKLVRPIKFAIAYNRRGIETELNIPKESSNAIDMLDRDKCFAAVATAVKGVLSDSVVDLKSPELCVLLELLPLSGVPKESLVVAVSVLPRYIVNAKPKLCIKALVSDTKTKGKKQ comes from the exons ATGGCGATACCGGTGGAGGCGGCGGCGGCGGAagtagaaagagagaaagagatggagTCGACTAGGAAAGAGGAGATGGCGCCATGGGAGCAACACTCGACTGTAATCAGCATCCCTCGCTTCGACTACAACGCCCCTTCTTCTCTTCTCCAACGCTCCCACTCCGGCTTCCTCATTACCTGCCCCATCA AGAGGGAGAAAAGCGCCACAAAAGAAGCAATTTCCCTCCTTGCAAAG TATGTTCAGTGCTTTAATAGTTGCAGCTCAGAGGACAATACCAGTTCGAAAAGAAGGAAGCTTTCGAAAGAGGATATCGATAGCGAGTGCTGCAATGGCGGCGGGGAAAGCAAAGATGCTGCTACTGCTAACTCTGAGGACGCTCGTG ATGATCTTCAGGAGCGTACTCCTCGTTTGTCTCCTGCAAAGGTCGATGCGGAAGGAGATGCAAGTCCACTTCTTTCGCTGGTTAAGTTGACAAAGAGTGGTCTGCTTCTCTTTACTTTCCGCAGAAACACTTCTCCTGACGTTGTTGATACTGTATCGAAAATTATTCAGGCTGTGGAATCCAAGAGTGTTGGTTCACCACT TTGGTGTAATCGCATTTTCCCTATCCAAGCTACTTGTAGTTTGAAAGAGAAGGAACTGCATGAAGTTGTATCAAGGCTTGTTCTTCAATTCGTGAACGATAATCAGAAGCTTGTGCGGCCCATAAAG TTTGCAATTGCATATAATAGAAGAGGGATAGAGACAGAACTGAATATTCCCAAAGAATCTTCAAATGCAATTGATATGTTGGACCGTGACAAATGCTTTGCCGCAGTGGCTACTGCTGTCAAGGGTGTTCTATCAGATTCGGTGGTGGACCTCAAATCTCCGGAA CTCTGTGTTCTTCTTGAGCTACTACCCCTTTCTGGTGTACCCAAAGAGTCGTTAGTGGTTGCTGTATCAGTTCTTCCTCGATACATTGTTAATGCAAAGCCGAAACTATGCATCAAGGCACTGGTTTCCGATACAAAAACGAAGGGGAAAAAGCAGTAA
- the LOC103403458 gene encoding uncharacterized protein isoform X2 has product MAIPVEAAAAEVEREKEMESTRKEEMAPWEQHSTVISIPRFDYNAPSSLLQRSHSGFLITCPIKREKSATKEAISLLAKCFNSCSSEDNTSSKRRKLSKEDIDSECCNGGGESKDAATANSEDARDDLQERTPRLSPAKVDAEGDASPLLSLVKLTKSGLLLFTFRRNTSPDVVDTVSKIIQAVESKSVGSPLWCNRIFPIQATCSLKEKELHEVVSRLVLQFVNDNQKLVRPIKFAIAYNRRGIETELNIPKESSNAIDMLDRDKCFAAVATAVKGVLSDSVVDLKSPELCVLLELLPLSGVPKESLVVAVSVLPRYIVNAKPKLCIKALVSDTKTKGKKQ; this is encoded by the exons ATGGCGATACCGGTGGAGGCGGCGGCGGCGGAagtagaaagagagaaagagatggagTCGACTAGGAAAGAGGAGATGGCGCCATGGGAGCAACACTCGACTGTAATCAGCATCCCTCGCTTCGACTACAACGCCCCTTCTTCTCTTCTCCAACGCTCCCACTCCGGCTTCCTCATTACCTGCCCCATCA AGAGGGAGAAAAGCGCCACAAAAGAAGCAATTTCCCTCCTTGCAAAG TGCTTTAATAGTTGCAGCTCAGAGGACAATACCAGTTCGAAAAGAAGGAAGCTTTCGAAAGAGGATATCGATAGCGAGTGCTGCAATGGCGGCGGGGAAAGCAAAGATGCTGCTACTGCTAACTCTGAGGACGCTCGTG ATGATCTTCAGGAGCGTACTCCTCGTTTGTCTCCTGCAAAGGTCGATGCGGAAGGAGATGCAAGTCCACTTCTTTCGCTGGTTAAGTTGACAAAGAGTGGTCTGCTTCTCTTTACTTTCCGCAGAAACACTTCTCCTGACGTTGTTGATACTGTATCGAAAATTATTCAGGCTGTGGAATCCAAGAGTGTTGGTTCACCACT TTGGTGTAATCGCATTTTCCCTATCCAAGCTACTTGTAGTTTGAAAGAGAAGGAACTGCATGAAGTTGTATCAAGGCTTGTTCTTCAATTCGTGAACGATAATCAGAAGCTTGTGCGGCCCATAAAG TTTGCAATTGCATATAATAGAAGAGGGATAGAGACAGAACTGAATATTCCCAAAGAATCTTCAAATGCAATTGATATGTTGGACCGTGACAAATGCTTTGCCGCAGTGGCTACTGCTGTCAAGGGTGTTCTATCAGATTCGGTGGTGGACCTCAAATCTCCGGAA CTCTGTGTTCTTCTTGAGCTACTACCCCTTTCTGGTGTACCCAAAGAGTCGTTAGTGGTTGCTGTATCAGTTCTTCCTCGATACATTGTTAATGCAAAGCCGAAACTATGCATCAAGGCACTGGTTTCCGATACAAAAACGAAGGGGAAAAAGCAGTAA